A genome region from Akkermansiaceae bacterium includes the following:
- a CDS encoding cbb3-type cytochrome c oxidase subunit II, giving the protein MAVAGVAAGFLAAWRGVRPEMIRAALVVAGVAALVAAFNGMLTILLVIALATGAALGVATVSLAALLPGWCGIGAVALGTGMGYAVCNLPWVFPQSPAHQAWIAAAIAGIGALAVPPAGDWRVATSKRPLAFPLVLLLFTALVWMDSAAFFIIQHEGDLKSATWGSSLLWRNAALHLGFALLAGLLLSRGKTRGVPIAAWVMLAVAALWVNDASTRWAAGWLYPSAVSLYSVALVVWPGWFCGAVDSKSASWKAAWLFAVAGWFGSANGIGMAQTLRYVPTSFIVVSALVVMMVLSLGSGRRFFRPAMVAGIVIICGWIMGKPAGKSAESAVERGRQVYISEGCIHCHSQYSRPGSVDETIWGTAAQAEMTLKQQPVLIGNRRQGPDLTNIGARRSDAWLKAHFIDPRALSPDSAMPSYAHLFQDSRGDDLVSYLRQCGIESIPDLLARQAAWLPDRKNSMPADGKRLFARHCAVCHGDDGAGQGMLAGQLPVPPINLRDGPFIRTQDGKEETIARIIKFGVIGSQMPGHETLGDGEMIALTDYVRELRTK; this is encoded by the coding sequence ATGGCGGTGGCGGGTGTGGCGGCGGGATTTCTCGCGGCATGGCGTGGCGTGCGCCCGGAGATGATCCGCGCCGCGCTGGTAGTTGCGGGAGTCGCGGCGCTGGTCGCTGCTTTCAATGGAATGCTTACAATTCTGCTAGTGATAGCTCTGGCTACGGGCGCGGCGTTGGGCGTGGCCACGGTTTCGCTCGCAGCCTTGTTGCCGGGGTGGTGCGGGATAGGCGCGGTGGCGTTGGGAACCGGGATGGGATACGCGGTTTGCAATCTGCCTTGGGTGTTTCCCCAATCACCGGCGCATCAGGCATGGATCGCGGCGGCCATCGCGGGGATCGGTGCGCTCGCTGTGCCACCGGCGGGTGACTGGAGAGTGGCAACGAGCAAGCGACCGTTGGCGTTCCCATTGGTTCTGCTTCTGTTCACGGCCTTGGTGTGGATGGACTCGGCGGCGTTTTTCATCATCCAGCATGAGGGGGATTTGAAATCGGCGACGTGGGGAAGCTCACTGCTATGGCGCAACGCCGCGTTGCATCTCGGCTTCGCGCTGCTGGCCGGGCTGTTGCTGAGCCGTGGCAAGACGCGGGGCGTTCCCATAGCGGCGTGGGTGATGCTGGCGGTGGCTGCGCTGTGGGTGAACGATGCCTCGACGCGGTGGGCGGCGGGTTGGCTTTATCCGTCCGCTGTTTCGCTCTATTCCGTGGCGCTGGTGGTGTGGCCGGGTTGGTTTTGTGGTGCGGTGGATTCCAAATCCGCATCGTGGAAGGCGGCGTGGCTGTTCGCGGTGGCCGGTTGGTTTGGATCGGCCAACGGCATCGGCATGGCGCAAACCTTGCGCTACGTTCCTACGTCATTCATCGTAGTTTCGGCGCTCGTCGTGATGATGGTTCTTTCTCTGGGTAGCGGACGACGGTTCTTCCGCCCCGCGATGGTTGCAGGCATCGTTATTATATGCGGATGGATCATGGGGAAACCTGCGGGGAAATCGGCTGAATCCGCCGTCGAGCGCGGACGGCAGGTTTACATCTCGGAGGGCTGCATCCATTGCCACTCGCAATACAGCCGCCCCGGATCGGTCGATGAAACGATCTGGGGAACCGCCGCGCAGGCTGAGATGACTTTGAAACAACAACCCGTCCTGATCGGAAACCGCCGCCAAGGCCCCGATCTCACCAACATCGGCGCGCGCCGATCCGATGCGTGGCTCAAAGCGCATTTCATCGATCCGCGCGCCCTCTCACCCGATAGCGCGATGCCGTCCTACGCTCATCTTTTCCAAGACAGTCGCGGCGATGATCTGGTCAGCTATCTGCGCCAATGCGGCATCGAAAGCATTCCTGATTTGCTCGCACGCCAGGCGGCCTGGTTGCCTGACAGGAAAAATTCCATGCCAGCGGACGGCAAGAGGCTCTTCGCCCGGCATTGCGCCGTATGTCACGGGGATGATGGCGCAGGGCAGGGTATGTTAGCCGGACAGCTTCCGGTGCCTCCGATCAATCTGCGCGACGGCCCGTTCATCCGCACGCAGGATGGGAAGGAGGAAACGATCGCGCGAATCATCAAGTTCGGCGTGATCGGATCGCAGATGCCCGGGCATGAGACTTTGGGCGATGGGGAAATGATCGCGCTCACCGACTATGTCCGCGAGCTTCGGACGAAGTGA
- a CDS encoding ubiquinone/menaquinone biosynthesis methyltransferase, with protein sequence MPDPTYVRNAFARIADRYVLTNHVLSLGMDFWWRHVVTKRIKLLRPGTLMDVASGTGDLALKIQDEIPGCEVTATDFCKEMLDHASSRGVRKTLVADALALPFPDDGFDVVTVAFGLRNMGDYPLALREMRRVLKPGGSLFILDFSLPPKPLCTPYRLYLHHVLPKLAGLLTGQKDAYEYLGGSIEQFPSGDAMISLLTETGFSETTATPLTFGVVSVYEAMKS encoded by the coding sequence ATGCCAGACCCCACCTATGTCAGGAATGCCTTCGCGCGCATCGCGGATCGCTATGTGTTGACCAACCATGTCCTGTCCCTCGGAATGGATTTCTGGTGGCGGCATGTGGTCACCAAACGGATCAAGCTGCTGAGGCCGGGGACGCTGATGGATGTTGCCAGCGGGACGGGGGATCTTGCCCTGAAAATCCAGGACGAGATCCCGGGCTGCGAGGTGACCGCCACGGATTTCTGCAAGGAAATGCTCGACCACGCATCCTCCCGTGGGGTTCGCAAGACCTTGGTGGCGGATGCGCTGGCTCTGCCGTTTCCGGATGATGGCTTCGATGTGGTGACGGTAGCCTTCGGGCTGAGGAACATGGGCGATTATCCGCTGGCGCTCCGCGAAATGCGGCGTGTGCTGAAGCCCGGGGGCAGCCTTTTCATCCTGGATTTCTCGCTGCCCCCGAAGCCGCTCTGCACGCCCTACCGGCTCTATCTCCACCATGTCCTGCCGAAGCTCGCCGGGCTCCTGACCGGCCAGAAGGATGCCTACGAATATCTTGGGGGATCCATCGAGCAATTTCCCTCCGGGGATGCGATGATCTCGCTTCTAACGGAAACCGGGTTTTCCGAAACCACGGCCACGCCGCTGACTTTCGGGGTCGTCAGCGTCTATGAGGCGATGAAATCCTGA
- the msrA gene encoding peptide-methionine (S)-S-oxide reductase MsrA, whose translation MNGHILFLAASVMLAFTTSCTAQKTDRAAQNEAQKKEPVQVPVENGLAKAYFASGCFWCVEAVYESVKGVKESHSGYAGGHTENPTYESSNTGTTGHAEAVEVIYDPKAVSFATLVDVYFGSQDVTQVNGQGPDHGSQYRSIIFYQNAEQKKVIDEKIAALNKELAPKEVAAEVLPFEKFWMGEDYHQDYERNNPNNPYVRNVSIPRLRKFQAKFPELLKDGARHE comes from the coding sequence ATGAACGGCCACATCCTTTTCCTCGCCGCATCCGTCATGCTTGCGTTCACAACATCCTGCACCGCCCAGAAGACGGACAGGGCCGCCCAGAACGAAGCCCAGAAAAAGGAACCGGTGCAGGTGCCGGTGGAAAACGGCCTGGCAAAAGCCTACTTCGCGAGCGGCTGCTTCTGGTGCGTGGAGGCGGTGTATGAGAGCGTGAAAGGCGTCAAGGAATCCCACTCTGGCTATGCCGGCGGACATACGGAAAACCCCACCTACGAGAGCAGCAACACCGGAACGACAGGCCACGCGGAGGCGGTGGAGGTCATCTACGACCCAAAGGCTGTGAGCTTCGCGACCTTGGTGGACGTCTACTTTGGCTCACAGGATGTCACCCAGGTCAACGGCCAGGGCCCGGATCATGGCTCACAATACCGCTCCATCATTTTCTATCAGAATGCGGAGCAGAAAAAGGTCATCGACGAAAAGATCGCCGCACTGAACAAGGAACTCGCGCCAAAGGAGGTGGCGGCAGAGGTGCTGCCCTTCGAGAAGTTCTGGATGGGCGAGGACTACCACCAGGACTATGAGCGGAACAATCCCAACAACCCGTATGTCCGAAATGTTTCCATCCCGCGCCTGAGGAAATTCCAAGCGAAGTTCCCGGAGCTCTTGAAGGATGGCGCAAGGCACGAATAG
- a CDS encoding L,D-transpeptidase family protein, whose translation MRFATLCLCLALPSMAPAFELPAASSQCVVGVADGWDSSHVTLSYFEKKAGAWQKVGGDWKGRLGSKGLVWGRGLHPNPAGAALKKEGDGRAPAGVFDLGGVWGIHKSVKKHPKTFYHQVTSRDLWVEDASSKFYNRFLTLDHEPKTVWEKKAQMKQDDYPHSLKMFIAHNAHPNVVAGGGSSIFFHIWRRGGAAATAGCTTMEEAKLRWLIATVDPGRRPLYVLLPRTEHQKLKPVWKLP comes from the coding sequence ATGAGATTCGCCACCCTTTGCCTTTGTCTGGCGCTGCCATCCATGGCGCCTGCCTTCGAGCTTCCCGCCGCTTCCTCGCAGTGTGTCGTAGGTGTCGCGGATGGTTGGGACAGCTCGCATGTCACGCTTTCCTATTTCGAGAAAAAGGCCGGGGCGTGGCAAAAGGTGGGCGGCGATTGGAAGGGGCGGCTTGGATCGAAGGGCTTGGTGTGGGGCAGGGGGCTTCACCCGAATCCCGCTGGAGCGGCGTTGAAAAAGGAGGGTGATGGCCGGGCTCCCGCCGGTGTCTTCGATCTCGGCGGCGTGTGGGGCATCCATAAGTCCGTGAAAAAACACCCGAAGACCTTCTACCATCAGGTCACATCCCGCGACCTGTGGGTGGAGGATGCCTCCTCGAAATTCTACAACCGGTTCCTGACCCTCGACCATGAGCCCAAAACCGTCTGGGAAAAAAAGGCGCAGATGAAGCAGGACGATTACCCGCATTCGCTGAAAATGTTCATCGCCCACAACGCCCATCCGAACGTCGTGGCAGGCGGCGGCTCCTCGATTTTCTTCCACATCTGGCGGCGGGGCGGGGCGGCGGCCACCGCCGGATGCACCACCATGGAGGAGGCAAAGCTCCGCTGGCTCATCGCAACAGTTGACCCGGGCCGCCGCCCGCTTTACGTCCTTCTGCCACGGACGGAGCACCAGAAGCTCAAGCCCGTATGGAAACTGCCATGA
- a CDS encoding M42 family metallopeptidase gives MRSKALSLLQELTEAHSVSGHEDEVRAIFIDELSDVGPLATDRNGSVICALNNDGPRVLVAGHMDEVGFMVQNISLDGFLQFVAIGGWWNQVLLGQRVQVLTRSGEKITGVIGSKPVHFLPPSQRDNPVPVEAMFIDVGASSRREATDDFGISLGDPIAPISPFTPLHKMDLFMAKAFDNRVGMAAVIQSALALADADHPNELVFAGSVQEEVGLRGAKTLASFVKPDVAIVLEGPPADDTPGFNILDSQGKLGGGVQIRLYDPSAIGNPRLAELAIETARKANIPYQVTVRRSGGTDAGSFHIANQGIPSLVLGTPARYIHSHNAIIDIEDYLAMVSLTIALAGKLDEATVESLTRYI, from the coding sequence ATGCGCTCCAAGGCCCTCTCACTGCTCCAGGAACTCACCGAAGCCCATTCCGTTTCAGGCCACGAGGACGAGGTGCGGGCGATCTTCATCGACGAGCTTTCCGATGTCGGCCCGCTGGCTACGGACAGGAACGGCTCGGTGATCTGCGCCCTCAACAACGACGGCCCGCGGGTGCTTGTGGCGGGGCACATGGATGAGGTGGGCTTCATGGTGCAAAACATCTCGCTCGACGGCTTTCTCCAGTTCGTGGCGATAGGTGGCTGGTGGAACCAGGTGCTGCTGGGGCAGCGGGTGCAGGTGCTCACCCGCAGCGGGGAGAAAATCACCGGCGTGATCGGCAGCAAGCCTGTCCATTTCCTCCCGCCCTCCCAGCGCGACAACCCGGTGCCCGTCGAGGCGATGTTCATCGATGTCGGCGCATCCTCGCGGCGCGAGGCGACGGATGATTTCGGCATCTCGCTGGGCGATCCGATCGCGCCGATCTCGCCGTTCACACCCCTCCACAAGATGGATCTCTTCATGGCCAAGGCCTTCGACAACCGCGTGGGCATGGCAGCGGTGATCCAGTCCGCACTTGCCCTGGCGGACGCGGACCACCCCAACGAGCTGGTCTTCGCCGGAAGCGTCCAGGAAGAGGTGGGGCTGCGCGGGGCGAAGACGCTTGCGAGCTTCGTGAAACCGGATGTCGCCATCGTCCTTGAGGGCCCGCCCGCCGATGATACGCCGGGTTTCAACATACTCGACAGCCAGGGGAAACTCGGCGGCGGCGTCCAGATCCGTCTCTACGATCCCAGCGCGATCGGAAACCCGCGCCTCGCCGAGCTGGCGATCGAGACAGCGAGAAAGGCGAACATCCCCTATCAGGTGACGGTGCGGCGCAGCGGCGGGACGGATGCCGGCTCCTTCCACATCGCCAACCAGGGGATCCCCAGCTTGGTGCTCGGCACCCCCGCCCGCTACATCCACTCGCACAACGCGATCATCGACATCGAGGACTACCTCGCCATGGTGAGCCTCACCATCGCCCTCGCGGGGAAACTGGATGAGGCCACGGTCGAGTCCCTGACCCGCTACATTTGA
- the polX gene encoding DNA polymerase/3'-5' exonuclease PolX yields MNREEMAEMLEKIALLLELKGENPFKVRAYRQGAEVVLALEEDVVELAKNDGLKGIKGIGEALRDKLGEMAKTGGLDFYENLKREFPETVFDLFEIQGLGPKKIKAMYDALGVDSLEKLKAACEEGKVAALPGFGAKTQAKILEGMAANEKFADRYLYGSIGNLVEGILETLRLHPEVSRVAVAGSYRRAKETLGDLDFLVATKEGALVCEDFTTLPQVDAVIACGDTKASVRLKNGMHCDLRAVRNEEFPFALQYFTGSKEHNVALRSLALKKGWSLNEYGLNPVDDSTERPEVFEEKDIYRVLGLQFIEPELRENRGEIEAAAENKLPRLVELMNLRGTFHNHTTESDGHDTLEGMVEEAMDLGLQYLGISDHSKSTAFAGGLDEERLLKQLAAIRELEKTLGGFRIFAGNEVDILMDGSLDFADGILAQLDFVVASVHNFGRMDEDAMTARICRAMENEHVTMLGHLTGRLLLKRDGYAVDHARVIDCAAATRTVIELNCSPMRFDMDWRWWKRARDKGVLCSINPDAHSRARLHHIKQGVAVARKGWLRREDVLNTRSAAEIEAFLKTPKAKR; encoded by the coding sequence ATGAATCGGGAGGAAATGGCGGAGATGCTGGAGAAAATTGCCCTGCTGCTGGAGCTGAAAGGGGAGAACCCGTTCAAGGTGCGTGCCTACCGGCAGGGTGCCGAGGTGGTGCTTGCGCTGGAGGAGGATGTCGTGGAGCTCGCGAAAAACGACGGGCTGAAAGGCATCAAGGGCATCGGCGAAGCGTTGCGCGACAAGCTCGGGGAGATGGCGAAGACCGGTGGACTGGATTTTTACGAAAATCTCAAACGGGAGTTTCCGGAAACGGTGTTCGACCTCTTTGAGATCCAGGGACTCGGCCCGAAGAAGATCAAGGCGATGTATGACGCGCTGGGCGTCGATTCCCTGGAGAAACTGAAAGCCGCATGTGAAGAGGGCAAGGTGGCGGCTCTGCCGGGCTTCGGAGCGAAGACGCAGGCGAAGATCTTGGAGGGGATGGCGGCGAATGAGAAATTCGCCGACCGCTATCTCTACGGCAGTATCGGCAATTTGGTTGAGGGGATTTTGGAAACCCTGCGGCTGCATCCCGAGGTTTCACGGGTGGCGGTGGCGGGTTCCTACCGCCGGGCGAAGGAGACTCTCGGCGATCTGGATTTCCTCGTGGCCACCAAGGAGGGCGCGCTGGTGTGCGAGGATTTCACAACACTGCCGCAAGTGGATGCGGTGATCGCCTGCGGGGATACGAAGGCTTCGGTGCGTTTGAAAAACGGAATGCACTGCGACCTACGGGCTGTCAGGAACGAGGAGTTCCCCTTCGCGCTCCAGTATTTCACCGGCTCCAAGGAGCACAATGTGGCCCTGCGTTCGCTGGCGCTCAAGAAAGGTTGGTCGCTGAACGAATACGGGCTCAATCCGGTCGATGACTCGACGGAGAGGCCGGAGGTGTTTGAGGAAAAGGACATTTACCGGGTGCTCGGGCTGCAATTCATCGAGCCGGAGCTGCGCGAGAATCGCGGCGAGATCGAGGCGGCGGCGGAGAACAAGCTGCCGCGCCTGGTGGAGCTGATGAACCTGCGCGGCACATTCCACAACCACACCACGGAATCCGATGGCCACGATACGCTGGAAGGCATGGTCGAGGAGGCGATGGATCTTGGCCTGCAATATCTCGGCATTTCCGATCACTCGAAATCAACCGCCTTCGCGGGCGGCCTCGATGAGGAAAGGCTGCTCAAACAGCTGGCGGCGATACGGGAGCTGGAAAAGACCCTCGGAGGCTTCCGGATCTTCGCGGGCAACGAGGTGGATATCCTGATGGATGGCTCGCTGGATTTCGCCGACGGGATTTTGGCGCAGCTCGATTTCGTGGTGGCATCCGTGCACAACTTCGGACGCATGGATGAGGACGCGATGACAGCCCGCATCTGCCGCGCGATGGAGAACGAACATGTGACGATGCTCGGACACCTGACAGGCAGGCTGCTTCTCAAACGCGACGGCTACGCGGTGGATCACGCGCGGGTCATCGACTGCGCGGCGGCGACGCGGACAGTGATCGAGCTGAATTGCAGCCCGATGCGCTTCGACATGGATTGGCGCTGGTGGAAACGGGCGCGGGACAAGGGCGTATTGTGTTCCATCAATCCCGACGCCCACTCGCGGGCGCGGCTTCACCACATCAAACAAGGTGTGGCGGTGGCGAGAAAGGGCTGGCTGCGGCGGGAGGACGTTCTGAACACGCGCAGCGCGGCGGAGATCGAGGCTTTCCTGAAAACCCCGAAGGCGAAGAGGTGA
- the trpB gene encoding tryptophan synthase subunit beta, producing the protein MSNTATLPDSKGHFGQFGGMFVPETLMTPLQDLAKAYAEAKADPAFQAELDDLLKNYVGRPTPLYYADRWSEKLGGAKIYLKREDLLHTGAHKINNALGQILLAKRLGKTRIIAETGAGQHGVATATVCARFGMECVVYMGKVDMERQALNVARMRLMGAEVRAVTAGQATLKEAVNEAMRDWVASVETTHYIIGSALGSHPFPMIVRDFHRVIGVEAREQIMEREGRLPDMLVACVGGGSNAIGLFHPFLGDENVRMVGVEAGGDGIIPERHAARFQGGKLGVLQGTKTWLLANEDGQIELTHSVSAGLDYAAIGPEHAFLQEAGRVEYTYATDGEALAAFKELAHTEGIIPALESAHAIAYVSKVAGSLPKSCIIVVNLSGRGDKDVEQAARFLLDAPSE; encoded by the coding sequence ATGAGTAACACCGCCACACTACCCGATTCGAAGGGACACTTCGGACAATTCGGAGGGATGTTCGTCCCCGAGACCCTGATGACGCCCTTGCAGGATCTCGCCAAAGCCTATGCGGAGGCGAAGGCGGATCCGGCGTTCCAGGCGGAACTCGACGACCTGCTGAAAAACTACGTCGGCCGCCCGACCCCGCTGTATTACGCCGACCGCTGGTCGGAGAAGCTGGGCGGTGCGAAAATCTACCTCAAGCGCGAGGACTTGCTCCATACCGGCGCGCACAAGATCAACAACGCCCTCGGCCAGATCCTGCTGGCGAAGCGGCTCGGGAAAACCCGCATCATCGCGGAAACCGGTGCCGGCCAGCACGGGGTTGCGACAGCCACCGTGTGTGCGCGCTTCGGGATGGAGTGCGTCGTTTACATGGGCAAGGTGGACATGGAGCGCCAGGCGCTCAACGTCGCGCGCATGAGGTTGATGGGTGCGGAAGTCCGCGCCGTGACCGCCGGGCAGGCAACGCTCAAGGAAGCCGTCAACGAGGCGATGCGCGACTGGGTGGCCAGCGTGGAAACAACCCACTACATCATCGGCTCCGCGCTGGGATCCCACCCGTTCCCGATGATCGTCCGCGATTTCCACCGGGTGATCGGGGTTGAGGCGCGCGAGCAGATCATGGAGCGCGAAGGGCGCTTGCCCGACATGCTCGTCGCCTGCGTCGGCGGTGGATCGAACGCCATCGGCCTGTTCCATCCCTTTCTCGGGGATGAAAATGTCCGCATGGTCGGGGTCGAGGCCGGGGGCGACGGGATCATCCCTGAGCGCCATGCCGCCCGTTTCCAGGGCGGCAAGCTCGGCGTCCTCCAGGGGACCAAGACCTGGCTCTTGGCCAACGAAGACGGCCAGATCGAGCTGACCCATTCCGTTTCCGCAGGGCTCGATTATGCAGCCATCGGTCCCGAGCACGCATTCCTCCAGGAGGCGGGGCGGGTGGAATACACCTACGCCACCGATGGGGAGGCGCTGGCCGCCTTCAAGGAACTCGCGCACACAGAGGGGATCATCCCGGCGCTGGAGAGCGCCCATGCCATCGCTTATGTTTCGAAGGTCGCCGGTTCGCTACCGAAGTCCTGCATCATCGTCGTGAACCTTTCCGGGCGCGGAGACAAGGATGTGGAGCAAGCGGCCAGGTTTCTGCTGGATGCCCCATCGGAATGA
- a CDS encoding sulfatase-like hydrolase/transferase, with amino-acid sequence MGKPITCAVLALVSFCSLLAAAQRPNVLFIITDDQNHDTIGALGNDRIRTPHTDRLVAEGVAFTNAYIMGGSSPAVCSPSRACLMTGRTLWNIECQSLWGFEISGKFRTLPQVFREDGFETFATGKNEPGRSGAFARSFSAGDKILFRGMTRSQYNMPLCPFSPEGDYSPKTEAAHEGKHSAEIYADAFIDFLGKQKGDEKPYFAYVSFQTPHDPRQCPEEFRAMYKDGGMQLPASFMPEHPFDNGMLKIRDEQLAPFPRTEAVVRKHTADYYATITHTDEQIGRMLDALDESGERDNTIIVFTSDNGLALGRHGLMGKQNIYDHSVHVPFIVAGPGIPKGERRAQLCYMYDIYPTLCEIAGIAVPDTVQFRSMVEVIKEPTAKFRDSLYFAFMSWQRAVRDERFKLIEYCVGEERHTQLFDLVADPNETKNLAADPAHMETRERLRALLKEERLLLNDGNTPYEFSDLQGKEFWSRYEAEELR; translated from the coding sequence ATGGGCAAGCCGATCACATGCGCCGTCCTCGCCCTCGTTTCCTTCTGCTCCCTTTTGGCGGCAGCGCAAAGGCCCAATGTCCTTTTCATCATCACGGACGATCAGAACCACGACACCATCGGAGCGCTCGGCAACGATCGGATTCGCACGCCGCACACTGACCGGCTCGTCGCGGAAGGCGTTGCTTTCACCAACGCCTACATCATGGGCGGCTCTTCGCCCGCCGTCTGCTCGCCATCGCGCGCCTGCCTGATGACAGGCCGCACGCTTTGGAACATCGAGTGCCAGAGCCTCTGGGGATTTGAGATTTCCGGAAAATTCAGGACGCTGCCGCAGGTGTTCCGGGAGGACGGCTTCGAGACTTTCGCCACCGGCAAGAATGAGCCGGGACGTAGCGGTGCCTTCGCCCGCTCGTTCAGCGCCGGGGACAAAATCCTGTTCCGGGGCATGACGCGCAGCCAATACAACATGCCCCTATGCCCGTTCTCGCCTGAAGGCGACTACTCGCCGAAAACGGAAGCCGCCCACGAGGGCAAGCACTCCGCGGAAATCTATGCGGATGCCTTCATTGACTTTCTGGGGAAGCAGAAAGGCGATGAGAAGCCATATTTTGCCTACGTTTCCTTCCAGACACCCCACGATCCCCGCCAGTGCCCCGAGGAATTCCGCGCGATGTACAAAGATGGGGGAATGCAGCTTCCCGCCTCTTTCATGCCGGAGCATCCCTTCGACAACGGGATGCTCAAAATCCGCGATGAGCAGCTCGCCCCTTTTCCTCGCACCGAAGCGGTTGTCAGGAAGCACACCGCCGATTACTACGCCACCATCACCCACACCGATGAGCAGATCGGGCGAATGCTGGATGCCCTCGATGAATCCGGTGAGCGGGACAATACGATCATCGTTTTTACCTCGGACAATGGCCTCGCCCTTGGCAGGCATGGGTTGATGGGAAAACAGAATATCTATGACCACTCCGTTCATGTGCCTTTCATCGTCGCCGGTCCCGGCATTCCGAAAGGCGAGCGGCGCGCGCAGCTCTGCTATATGTATGACATTTACCCGACTCTTTGTGAGATCGCAGGGATCGCCGTTCCGGATACCGTCCAGTTCAGGAGCATGGTAGAGGTGATCAAGGAGCCTACTGCAAAATTCCGGGACAGCCTGTATTTCGCATTCATGTCCTGGCAGCGCGCCGTCCGGGACGAACGTTTCAAGCTGATCGAGTATTGCGTGGGCGAGGAAAGGCACACCCAGCTCTTTGATCTGGTGGCGGATCCAAATGAGACCAAGAATCTCGCCGCTGACCCCGCCCATATGGAAACTCGTGAAAGGTTGCGGGCTTTGCTAAAGGAAGAGCGCCTTCTGCTCAACGATGGCAACACCCCGTATGAGTTCAGCGACCTTCAGGGAAAGGAATTCTGGAGTAGGTATGAGGCGGAGGAGTTGCGATAG